One candidate division WOR-3 bacterium genomic window, ACCTTTGGGAAGAACGTTTATAAATTTCGAAGGGAATGCGGTAGGGAGCTTGCATTATTGGAGACTCATGAAGTTGATATAGTGGTCCCCGTTCCTGACTCTGGACTCCCCGCCAGTGTAGGATATGCATCCCAGATTGGTAAACCTTTAGAGTTCGGGCTAATGCGCAGTCATTACACTGGCAGGAGTTTTATTGAACCTTATGATAGGGATAAGAAAGTCAGGATGAAGTTGATTCCCATTCAGGAGGTTTTAAGAGGGAAACGTGTGGCATTAATTGATGATTCCCTTGTTCGCGGTACGACCTCAAAGGAGATTGTAAAACTTTTAAGGGAGAATGGGGCCCGCGAGGTGCATCTGCGTTTCGCTTCACCCCCTATTGTGGCCCCCTGCTTTTTTGGGATTGATATTCCGACTAAGGAAGAGCTTCTGGCATCCTCTCACACCTTAAGAGAACTTACTGAGATTCTCGAGGCCGACTCTGTTATGTATTTACCTATGAGCAGGCTAAAAAGGGTGTTAAATGGCGAGTGGTCGGAGTTTTGTTTTTCTTGTTTCACCGGTCAATACAACCAAGATGCGGTTCCAGATTTCATCTTGAAAGAATTTTCAAACTACAATCCTCCAATTCTGAGTGAAATTGAGGGTTATTGACTGTGCCTCTCTTTGATGCTATAATATTAATACAAGCGGGAGTAGTTCAGCGGTAGAACATCACCTTGCCAAGGTGAGGGTCGCGGGTTCAAGTCCCGTCTCCCGCTTTTTTTATTTTGAATAGACTTCACTATCCCTTCATAATTAACCCATGCAAGTAGCGCTTATTGGAGCAGGTTATTGGGGAAAAAATATTTTGAGAAATCTCAAAGAGCTCGGGTTTCTCCATTGTGTATATGACAGCTCGCCAGAAAGGGTTTTGGAACTTAAAGTGCAACACCACGATCTCACCTTTTGCGAATCAATGGAGCAGATATTCGAGGACCCTTCAATAAAGGCAGTTTGTATCGCTACCCCCGCTTCTACTCATTATTCAGTGGTTAAAAGCGCACTACTGGCAGGCAAGGATGTATTTGTGGAAAAACCGCTTGCTCTTTCTACTAAAGAAGCCGAAGAACTCATTGAAATCTCTGAAAAATATGGAAGGATTTTGATGGTGGGGCACATTCTGAGATATCATCCTGCTATTTCAAAGTTGAAAGAGTTGATAGACAACGGGGTTCTTGGGAAGATTAATTATGTCTATTCCAATAGGTTAAACATAGGTAAGTTGAGAAATGAAGAAAATATCCTCTGGAGTTTTGCTCCTCACGATATTTCGGTGATTCTACACCTTGTAGGTGAAGAGCCTATGAAAGTGGAAGCCTTTGGTGGAGATTATGTGCAACAAGGTATATATGACGTGACGGTCACCCATTTAGAATTCCCAAAGGGTATAAAAGGGCACGTTTTCGTGAGTTGGCTCCATCCCTTTAAAGAGCAAAAACTGGTCGTTGTTGGTTCGGCTAATATGGCTGTTTTTGACGATCTAAGTGACGAAAAACTTTTCCTTTATCCTCATAGAATAAAATTTGAAAACTCAGTTCCGGTGGCCGAGAAGGCTGAAAGGGTTGTCGTTCCGGTGGAAAGGGCTGAACCCTTGAAGGAAGAGCTCAAGCATTTCTTAAATTGCTGTGAGACAAGAGAAAGGCCTAAAACCGACGGATATGAAGGATTAAGGGTTTTAAAGGTTCTTGAAAAGGCGCAGGAAAGCCTTAACTTAAAAAGGAGGGCTTAATGGAAGAAAAGAAGTATTTTGTCCATCCATCAAGCTATATAGATGAGAATGTGGAGATTGGCGAAGGGACAAAGATATGGCACTTTTGTCATATCCTGAGAAACACAAAAATTGGGAAAAATTGTGTTCTTGGGCAAAATGTAATGGTGGGTCCTAATGTCGTCATCGGTAATAGGTGTAAAATTCAGAATAATGTTAGTGTCTATGAGGGAGTCGAACTTGAAGATGACGTTTTCTGCGGTCCATCTATGGTTTTTACAAATGTGATAAATCCAAGGGCTTTCATCGAGAGAAAGCATGAGTTTAAGAAAACCTTAGTGAAAAAGGGCGCGACGATTGGTGCCAATGCGACTATAGTATGCGGTGTAACAATTGGAAGGTATGCTTTAGTAGGGGCTGGGGCAGTGGTTACAAAAGACGTTCCTGATTATGCCTTGGTGGTGGGTGTTCCTGCAAGGCAAATAGGATGGGTTTGTAAATGTGGAAATACCCTTAAAAATCGGAAGGAAGATAAGTTGGTGTGCTCCAGTTGTGGAAGTGAATATGTAGAAAAAGACGGAAAATTGATACCTGTTGTCGAAAAGGTTTGAAGCAATATTTTCTGAACCTTATAATTACTTAACAAATGGAGGTGGTAGGATGAAAAGGTTTCTCTTAAGTTTAATCCTTTTAGGTGGTGTAGCCTTTGCGCAGCAACAGCAGGAACAACCTGTTGACTCTGCCAAGATATGGCTTTCCATTGGTAGAGACTACTTAAATAAAAACATGTTTGAAGATGCCATAAGGAACTTCAAGAGATCTTTGCGTTGTAATCCCAATTTTATCCCTGCTTATCTGGAGCTGGCAAAAGCTTACATTGGAGTGGGAACCTCTTACATTTCGAGAGGCGTCAGTGACACTGGATATATGTACATTGATTCAGCAGAGGTGATTTACAAGAAGATACAAACAATTGATTCCACTGATTCCAGGGGATTACAGGGACTTGGCTTTATTTATAGTGTAATCAAAAAAGATTACAACAAAGCCATCGAATACTACAAGGCTGCCCTGGCAATTCAGCCTGATAATGTAGACGCCTTATATGGGCTTGCTAAGGTGTATCAAAACATAGGTGAAAAGTTGACGGCTGACAGTGTTTACAAGGCTGCGATAAGTAAAAATCCCAACAGTGTTGGTATTAACTACTCTTACGGATTGTTCTTGGTTGAATTAGGGAGATACGATGAAGCAATTCCCTATCTTGAGAAGGCCTATCAGTTGGGAATAGAAGACAAAGACAAGGAAAAAGAAGTCCTTCTTGCATTGGTCAAATCAGGTATTGAGGGTGGAAAAAATAAAAAAGAGTTATATCAGAAAGTGCTGCCTTATGCTGATATTCTGATTCAAGGGGACTCTACAAATTACGTCTATTACATTAATAGAGGGGATCTCTATGCCGGAATGGGGAAAACCTCTCTTGCGCTTAAGGATTATGATACCGCTATTTCTCTTTCTAATAACAACCCGGTGGCTATTTTGAAAAAGGCCATGTATCTTACCTATGATTTGAAACGTTATAATGACGCTATACCTGTGATCCAAAAGCTCCTTGCACAACCCGATTTGAGTGATTACTACAAAGCTTTAGGATACTTCTTGCTTGGTGATGCCTACTTTGGCGTTGCCAATGCGACGTATCAGAGTGCAAAAGCTAAGAATAGCAGACCTGGCGCAGGTGATGCAGTAAGGTACTATGAGATGGCGAAGGACGCTTATAGTAATGCTTTGAAATATGCCGATCCTTCTCTGAGGGATCAAATATCAAAGAGGTTAGATTTGGCAGAGAACAATAGGTCCAAGGCCTTTGGAGTGTGGAAAGGAATTGAGCCGTGGTGAAGTTTTATTGTTAAACTACGATTATACACCTTTAAATGTTCTTAATTTAAGAAAAGCGGTCAGGTTAGTAATTTTAAAAAAGGCGGAGCCGATATACTATAAAGACGGTCTTTACTGGCGTTCTGAGAGTTTAACCCTGAGATTGCCAAGTGTGATAAGGTTACGGTATCATATTCCTTTGAAATATCGAGAAGTTCCACTAAATAAGAAAAACATTTTGCGAAGGGATAATTACACCTGCCAGTATTGTGGAACCACTGAAGGCCCCATGACCGTTGATCATGTCATACCGAAGAGGCTTGGCGGGGGTGATACCTGGGATAATCTAGTTTGTGCCTGTTTCCGATGCAATAATAGAAAGGGAGACAGTACCCCTGAAGAGGTTGGAATGAAGCTCTTAAGGCCACCTAAAAAGCCAACTTATTTGACCCTTTTGTTTTCCTCAATAAAGGTACCAGACAGCAGATGGAAAGAATTTCTTTTTGAGTTGTGAACTTTCTTCTTTCAGTTTTTTTGGCTTTAAACTGTATTTCTATTCATTCAAAAATTGTTTCACAGAATTTTGTAGATTCAATCAAGAAGAATCTTCCCGACACGCTCTCTGACTCGGCCATTGTGCCGATCGTGGTCAAGAAGCTGATTGACTACCTTGAGGGTGTGGGTGTTATCGATCCACAAATTGAGGTATGGAGGGAGGAAAAGGGTATCTCTTTTTTTGTAAAAAACGAAAAAGTGAAACCCATTTCCCGAGTTTATTTCGATCTAAAGGGAGAAAGGAAAAGTTTCAGTTATCTAAATACCTTCCTGAAAAACGGTTTTTTCTTAAGAGAGCATTTTTCGAGGACATCGAGATTTTTTGATAGGCTGGAAATCTTTGAAGTAAGAAACTACTATTTTTTACGAAGTGATGGAGAATACAGTTTAATTCTGGGAATTAGTAACTCATCCCCGCCGCCACTGTTTGTCGGGGGGATGGAGAATGGCAGGTTGTGGTTTAAAAGCGCAATTAATTGCTCCAATCTCTATTATTTCCCTTTTCGCTTTGTAGTGGATTTTTTATTTTTGGGAAGCGGTATTCAAAGTTTGAGAGGAAAAGCTGTTTTTCCTGTTGATATAACGCATAGTTTATACTTGTCGACAGAGATATGGAGCGATTCCTTTGATCTTAATTATGGGTTAGCTTTTGGAAAGATTATTGACGTAGGAAGGGCACAATTTTTTATCCGTGCTGGGCAAAGGGGGAAGGTCAATTACGGTGTTAGCACCTCAGCGGAGTTTTCTGAATTTGATATGGTATTGAGGGTGGAGAAGGCAAGCTATTTAAAGCACCTTATATTTGTAGAATATGAGACGAAAAGGAGTGTGGGTCCCGGCCTTGTTTTCTTAAAAACCAATTTAGAAGGCAACTACCCTATTGAAGGTGGAGGCTCATTACTGTCTAATGGGGTACCTTACTTTAAAGTATTTCTAAAGATAAATAACTTAAGTGTTTATAAAACCTTTTTTGCGGTTAACTATTATGGCATCAACTTTAGGTTGCCCACTAAAAGTGGGGTTTTACACCTCGGTCTCTCGTACCCCTCCTCGGGTAAATCTTTCAGGGATTTAGAATTTAATTTTGGACTTTCGAAAAAATCAATTTTGTTTGACTATCTTTCAACATTTTATTAAAATTATCAAACTTCAAAATTAAAAGGGGGTTGCATGAATTATTTCTATTTATACTGGTTTGCTCCAATTGGTTCTATCTTTGCACTCTTATTTGCATTATACCTTACCAAATCTGTATTGTCAGAGGATGAAGGAACAGACAGGATGAGGGAAATAGCAACAGCTGTGAGGGAAGGTGCTACTGCCTACCTTAAACGGCAGTACTCCGTTGTAGCCATTTTCTTTGCAGTAACCTTCTTAATCCTTCTCGCCCTTGCACTAAGAGGATTACAACCCATTTTTGTACCTTTTGCCTTTCTCACGGGTGGCTTCTTCTCAGGACTTTCAGGTTTCATTGGCATGAGTATTGCTACGAGGGCCAGCTCTCGAACTGCTAATGCTGCTACGAGAAGTTTGAATGATGCCCTTAGGGTCGCTTTTAAAGCCGGCGCTGTAATGGGGATGGTAGTAGTAGGCTTAGCCCTTCTGGACATAAGCATTTGGTTTGCTTTTCTTAAATGGTTTTATGGCAGTGTTAAGGGTTTAAGTGGAAACGAACTCATTGATGCAATTACCTTTACAATGT contains:
- a CDS encoding Gfo/Idh/MocA family oxidoreductase, producing the protein MQVALIGAGYWGKNILRNLKELGFLHCVYDSSPERVLELKVQHHDLTFCESMEQIFEDPSIKAVCIATPASTHYSVVKSALLAGKDVFVEKPLALSTKEAEELIEISEKYGRILMVGHILRYHPAISKLKELIDNGVLGKINYVYSNRLNIGKLRNEENILWSFAPHDISVILHLVGEEPMKVEAFGGDYVQQGIYDVTVTHLEFPKGIKGHVFVSWLHPFKEQKLVVVGSANMAVFDDLSDEKLFLYPHRIKFENSVPVAEKAERVVVPVERAEPLKEELKHFLNCCETRERPKTDGYEGLRVLKVLEKAQESLNLKRRA
- a CDS encoding DapH/DapD/GlmU-related protein is translated as MEEKKYFVHPSSYIDENVEIGEGTKIWHFCHILRNTKIGKNCVLGQNVMVGPNVVIGNRCKIQNNVSVYEGVELEDDVFCGPSMVFTNVINPRAFIERKHEFKKTLVKKGATIGANATIVCGVTIGRYALVGAGAVVTKDVPDYALVVGVPARQIGWVCKCGNTLKNRKEDKLVCSSCGSEYVEKDGKLIPVVEKV
- a CDS encoding tetratricopeptide repeat protein → MKRFLLSLILLGGVAFAQQQQEQPVDSAKIWLSIGRDYLNKNMFEDAIRNFKRSLRCNPNFIPAYLELAKAYIGVGTSYISRGVSDTGYMYIDSAEVIYKKIQTIDSTDSRGLQGLGFIYSVIKKDYNKAIEYYKAALAIQPDNVDALYGLAKVYQNIGEKLTADSVYKAAISKNPNSVGINYSYGLFLVELGRYDEAIPYLEKAYQLGIEDKDKEKEVLLALVKSGIEGGKNKKELYQKVLPYADILIQGDSTNYVYYINRGDLYAGMGKTSLALKDYDTAISLSNNNPVAILKKAMYLTYDLKRYNDAIPVIQKLLAQPDLSDYYKALGYFLLGDAYFGVANATYQSAKAKNSRPGAGDAVRYYEMAKDAYSNALKYADPSLRDQISKRLDLAENNRSKAFGVWKGIEPW
- a CDS encoding HNH endonuclease, which codes for MSRGEVLLLNYDYTPLNVLNLRKAVRLVILKKAEPIYYKDGLYWRSESLTLRLPSVIRLRYHIPLKYREVPLNKKNILRRDNYTCQYCGTTEGPMTVDHVIPKRLGGGDTWDNLVCACFRCNNRKGDSTPEEVGMKLLRPPKKPTYLTLLFSSIKVPDSRWKEFLFEL